ccatatgtgcacttggcaccggGACACCCTAGACTGCAGTTCAATGATTGACTTTGTGGTTGTGTCAttggacttgcggccgcatgtgtTGGTCACAGGAATCCCCTGTGagaaggagcttcaactcctacctccggcagaacttcgcccatgtcccgggggacatcgagtccgaatgggccatgttacACACCTCCATTGTGAGGTGGCTGactggagctgtggccgtaaggtggttgGTAAGGTGGACACAGACGGTGAGGGATgccatcaagctgaagaaggagtcctatcgggccatTATGGCTGATGAGTACCAGCAGGCTAAGCAGAACGCGGCTTTGGcagtcgctgaggcaaaaactcgggtatggaaggagtttggcgaggccatggagaacgacttccggacggttTCGaagagattctggtccaccatccggcggctcagggcaggaaagcggtgcagcatcaacactgtttatggtggggatggggcgctACTGACCTCAGCTTGGGACATTGTGGgttggtggaaggaatacttcgaagacctcctcaatcccaccagcacgccttccaatgaggaagcagagtctggggacttgggggtgggctcacctatctctggggcataggtccctcttcaagaagggggaccggagggtgtgttccaactatagggggatcactcCTCACCATCTCTAGTAAGGTCTATgcaggggtgctggagaggagggtccatcggattgtcgaacctcgaattcaggaggagcagtgtggcttttgccctggccgtggaacagtggaccagctctatactctcagcagggtccgggagggtgcgtgggagtttgcccaaccagtctacacatgctttgtggacttggagaaggcattcgaccgtgtccctcagggagtcctgtggggagtgctccggaaGTATGGGGTGCTGGGCTACCTTAATAAGGGCTGTTTgttccctgtacaaccggtgtcagagcttggtccacaTTATTGGCATTATTTCCTCCGCaaggtggctgggctctcccttagaaaTAGGGTGAGAAGGTCgacattcgggagggactcagagtagagccgctctATGTGTGCTCCTCCACATAAAGGGGAGCCAGATGAGATAGTTTGGGCATCtagtcaggatgcctcctggacgcctacCTGGTGAagtgttctgggcatgtcccactgagaggaggccccagggaagacccaggacatgctgtctcctggctggcctgggaacccCTTGGAATTCTCCTAGAGGAACTGGAcaaagtggccggggagagggaagtctgggtttccctgcttagactgctgcccccacgacccgaccCGGATAAggggcagatgatggatgggtggatggatctTGAAATCCATTGTACTGTGCGATAGCGTTTTTCTTCCTATGCTTACTTCAGCACAAAAAATTTGCATGATGATGATGGAAGTGTGCTTGGGCCAGGATCATTAAAGTTCAATGTGAGGCCAGaccagtgggggaggggtgaaaATCATGTCAATCAGATGACAGATGTGGTTCCCGCCCCCCGAGTGTGCTGTTGCACAAATGCCCTGTTTGTGTGCATCTTCATGGGCTTTTGTTACAGCATTTTGATATTTTGATACGTACATTTAACCTGTGCAATGTCTAATTAATGTAATACTGAGGCTGGTGACTTTACATACATGAATGACACTTTTTATTTCTCTGAAGACAGAGGTGTTTCTTTATTCAAATCTGTATCTGCAATGTTATTTAAATAGCATATCCACAACTTGCAAATAGCATGACCAGTATGTAAACAAGGCAACCTCTAGGTTTAAAGGCCTTTTCATGTAAAATGGGTTCCGCCAGGCCTCTCCTGTATCCCAAGCAAATAGGGACCTGATGCAGGCAAATTAAGCTATTGATAATGACAGGCAAAGACGACACAAGGTTGTCCTTGTATGTGTGGTTTTGAAATACAAGCATATTTTACAGACTCTCTGCTAGACTATCAAAAGaagtacatccatccattgtccaacccgcttatcctactgggttgcagggggtccggagcctatcccggaggcaacgggcacgaggcagggaacaaccctggatggggggccagcccatcgcagggcacactcacacaccattcactcacacatgcacacctaagggcaatttagtaaccCCAATTAggctcagcatgtctttggactgtggggggaaaccggagtacccggagaaaaccccacgacgacacggggagaacatgcaaactccacacacacgtgacccaggcggagactcgaacccagggaAAGAAGTATATAgctattttaaatttaaagatCCATGTCTGTATTTTTCTCCAATAAAACCCAAATGAGAAGGTATATTTTATTTGAGCAAAGTTAGTATAAATGGTTTGACTCATAGTACCCGGCAGGCCACCCTGTAATCATTTATAGTGATTTTGACAGCATTGAAAACTATTTTGGGTTGATCAAAGCCAAGGTTTACCCACCGAGGGGCCATTATCTACCGGTTCTGCCTTACAGGTGTGGTGGTAAACTCATGTTCACACTTTGCAGAACATGCTGTGGGTCTGTGATCATTCAGATGAGCAGAGAGCTCTGATCGGCACGTGGTGCAGTGTCGAAATCAACAAGGCTGTTGAAAAGGGTTACAAAATCGTAATGATTTACCAGGTCTGGCATTTCCCTGACCAGACAGACACACTTTTTGCTGATTATATTATAGTTTTTTCTGATGGCTTAAGCACATTTTTGTAACTATTGCCTATTTTTGCAAAACTTTACACACAAATAAAAAAGCCTTACACCAAATCAGCAAAACATTGTAGGTCTCTTGCAAAAGCTAATAAATCTTGCTTAACTCTTCAAACCTTTGTAAAAATGGCGTTTTTGTACCAATCAGTTAACACAAACCATCATATTAATAAGCACACAATGCGCCAACTACACACTGATGGTATGAATGGAAAACATCTGGCTTTTGCTTTCTCTGTGCACAAGGTATGTCAATTTGAGGTCATACTTTTGTCATAAATAGTTCTGTAAACACACAGGGATTCAAATTTCAAGTATGAATGTTTATTCACACACatcaaaacaaacacaaacaacatacaatttcactgagagagagagaaaaaaaattcttgTCGTCTCTCTGGGTCCGGCCACAGAATTTCATCAACATCGCATGCAATGTTTTCTAGTCCAAGGCACCGGGGAAAATATCTCCTGGAGTGCCTTATCCAGGCCTGACATGATGCCTGGTCAATATCCTCGTATGCCTCCACCATTGCCTGTAAAAGAGCCATGCTTTGATGGGGATGACGGTCATAGACCTTCCAGCGCCAGGCAGAGAAGAACTATTCGATCGGATTCAAGAATGGAAAGGTGGGAGGTTGAGTACAGTGAAGAGTGGGTGATCTGTAAACCAGTTGAGGACCAAAGCAGCCCTATGGAAACTGACATTGTCCCATATGATGACGTACCTGGTCTGCTCTGGTCTCTGAACATTAGTGAGCATATAATGTAGGCTGTCCAGGAATGTAATAATGTGTGCAGTGTTACATGGGCCCAGGGTTGCATGAtggtgaacaacaccattttgaCTTATAGCTGCACACATAGTTATGTTACCACCACGTTGTCCTGGGACATTGGTTATGGCACGGTGTCCAATAATGTTCCTGCCACATCTCGTTTTAGTGAGGTTAAAACCTGCCTCATCCACAGAAATCAGCTCATGGCCCATGGCATCTGCCTCTAGCTCCATCACTCTCtggaaaagacaaaacaaatgcAGCACAGCAGGCGCATGCACAGCACTACAGTATGCACTTCCAGATTCAATACCAGTGATACTATAGCTTACCTGCACATATTCATATCGCAGTTGTTTTATGCGTTCACTGTTTCTTTCAAAAGGGACTTTGTAAATTTGTTTCATCCTGATTCTGTTGCGTACCAGTACACGAGATAATACAGAGATGCTCACATTGTTTTGGAAGGTGGTGTCATCCTGTTTTATGCACTGCTGTATTTCTCGTAGCCTAATGGAATTATTTGTGATCACCATATTGACTATATGGGTCTCTTGTTCTTCAGTGAACATTCTTCCTCTGCCCCCAGATTCTGGAAGTCTAGCAATTCTGTAGAGTAACAATTTCAGTttttacatgtacagtattgttGTGTTCCTCATTAGAGTATGGTACTACTACAAAACTTAGTGTGAAGCTCGTGTGCATTACCCATTGCATCAGGTCCATTCTCATCTAAACAATTTATTATGGCGAGTAAGAAGGGGTGGCTTGTAACAACTGTGTGACAACTTTTTTCACCTTGTGGTGTTTCGTAAATGGTTTGTTTTGATGCCTTTTTGGGGGGGAACATTGCATCCCCTGTTTTAGGGGTGGTTGTAGGAAACACAGTCAGAGCATGTGTCTACCCCCCCATTATCAGACAAGTGACAAGATGCAGGTTAATGTAAAAGCCTACACTGCATTTCATGTGGTTTATCACAGTAAGTCTATTTATTATAACCTCAAAATACACCAGATCGACATAACGTCCTAAAAAATGTCATGCCTTCCAGTAAGCTGGCCAACAGGCTATTATAAAGTAATCTGTCATATATATTAAATTCATGTCATAAACATAAAAGCACTGTGTTCAATTTTAGTCATCTAATGGTTGCCCCTCAGCTTACGTTATCCAAGTAAGTATAGCCTTTTGGGGAAGAATGTTGCCCACCCCTAGATTAACCTGACTGGCTGCAGCTGGGTCTAGTATTCAGGGGAGGCGGAGCTGGAACAGCCTGGGCGTGGCAAAACACTGCCTGCATCTTCCAGCATGACGAATTTAAGGATATTATGATAGGATCGATGCGCATTCAGCAGTCAGCTATGAATTTTGCTCTGCTTCCCGGCTAGCGATATGCCGTACGATACCTTCTACTGACATCAGGCGAATGCAGCATCTGTGATGACCGTGCACAGGGCGAACGAGCAGCGAGCGGAGAAGCAGGACCGAGCACACGGAAATCCAAAACACGTTAATGACAGTGTCACGGCACTGGGCTAAGAGTTTGGGGGAAACACCCCTTAAGACACCAACTACGCCACCCTGGGAAATAGTTCCTAAGCTAAATAAAACTCCAAAACGGCACTCAGGTCCGTTATACATGGCAGCAAGAGACGTGACTCCACTTACAATCTTTTATTAACAATcacaataataaaacaccatcCACACTACAAAATAAAACCTCAGGGCTGGTACACACAGGATAGGGAGGTAAAGCAGTCAGAAGATGGCATCCTGGAACAAAAGCATTACAATTCCCATGCACACGTACTACTGCCCTGCTGCTGCGCACAACACAAAACGCCACCACATCAAAGTTCCCTTCCTCCCTAGTGGCGTACCAACCCAAAACAGTCTTAAACACATTTAATAAAAACCCTCACCCTAGGCAATTAAACCTGGAAGAACCAGTTAACAGGGAATTACAATCCACCAATCCCCACATTCACAATACAgaaaaagaggcaaagcagcagcaacTGTAGGGCAGGCAATCCAGACCGCAGCTGTAATAGAGCAtataacaataaacaataaattcAACCAGCCACGGGTGTGACCTACAACAGCAAGGAAAGCCGCAGAACAGCCCACTGCATACAGTACCTTTAACCACAGCGAAGTCAGGTAACCAGAAGAACACCTTGCCAGCGTTAGGTCCCCAGCCAACCACTGCCACTTTTATAGGGTATGTTGCAGCCCCTTGGGTCCCAGAGAGTCTCGACAGGTGCTTAAGTTTTTCCCTTTATTTGAAGTCTCAGACAGCGACAACTCTATCCGTCTCGTCAGGCATTTTAGCACCGTGAAAACTGTTTTGAGACGTATACACAACATTTAACGATCTAATTCACGCAAATACAAACttcaataaacacaaacatagcCATACATCTAATGcataaatacaaattacaatcataaatataaaaaacgTACCTTGCTGCGCTCCCCAAGGAATGCAAATATATTGATATAACAGTCCTTTTCTTTATACAAACAAAGTACAAATTAAGCCTCCAATACAAACAAGCAGCTTCCCTCATTTACGTCTTTAAACTGCCTTTAAAGAGACCTCCTTTTATGCAAACTACGGGATCACCCGCAGGACAAAATTCAAAAGCACAGGTACGCTCACATAAATTCACATACAACCATACTAAGCACATACAGAATAAAATATTCATACGTGAATtagaaaatgaattaaacatatatatatataattttaccaAAGCAAAATAACAAGAAAGGAAAACACATACAGGGACACTCGCGGTCCGTTACAGGGTGCTACCTCTAACTACAATAATCACCCCGCAGATTTAAAGGCACAGCTACCCAAAATAGCCATTCTGCCAcaaccggactggggaaacaaacttgaacgcggactaaatacacaggactactCAGAAATAACACGAAATCAGGAATTGACATGAgctaatgagggggcgtggccatggaaggatcgtacgagcaggtgcTATGTTCTATAACAAGTGCTATGTTCCAAAACCTGAGTGTAACACTTAGCTCAAACCTCACTTCTCTTTTAGCCTCTTTATCTCGTGTCAGCTGTCTCTCACCCAGGCGTTCTTgcaacaatataaaaatacattccaAAAGCAGTTTATCTAAAAGctaattaagaaaaatatacCCTCTCGTCAATTTTCTCTCACAAGACACAACAACACAGAGAGTGTTGACAATGAAAGCATACTGTGCTCCTTTGAGTCTCATGCTGTGCCTTTGCTTGTATAAAGCCTATGCATTTTCTCTTACTTCTGCATAGTTCTTCAGGATATGTGAAAGGCGAACAACTTTCATAACATTTGTTTTATCCCTTTTGTCATCCCACAGGTACTCTGGGGACAAAATCTTAGATGGTTTATTGTAAAGCAGGTACCAGTTTAGGTGGCTCTCTTCCTGCCAGGCTGCCTCTATTCCATTTGCTTTGTCTGCTTCTAGATTCTCATGACACCTTTTAACCAGTTTATAGACTTCCTCAACTCTGCCCCCAAACATGGCTCCAATGTAATAGAAGTCTCCCTCCCCAGGAGGAATATAGGCCGTAGACTCAGGACGCCGTTCATAAGTAAACTGGTCGCGACTCAAATCATAGAACCAAGGGTGTATTTGGCCAACTAGCCGATCCAGTGTCTCTGCACCCCAGCGAAAGTGGAATTTTGCATCGACATCCTGGCAGTAGATGTAATCTGCCTCTCGGTGAAGCTGCTCCTCAATGATGGTCTGGATCATCTGCATCCTCGAAGCAGAAATGTCCTGCCAGCGGTTTAACTTCGGCACCTGATGGACAAAGATTTTTCTTCCAGCAGCCAGATTCACTGATGGCACTTCTTGAGGCTGGTCAGTGAAAATGTGATAGTGCACTTTGAAATCAACCATAAAGTGCTTCTCTGCTGTTTCCAAGAAATCACGCAGAAACCTGATATACCTTCCagagacagatacagacacatcTAGATTAGTGGTCTGAGAGTTCATTTCTGTATTAATAGGTTTATATGCTTGCAAATTTTCTGCTCACTTTCCAATGGCAAACACAGTTGTAGCAATGGTCAGATTCTTTGGCTTGTATATGGCGTCAACTAAAACAGGGTCAAAAGTTTCTTCCCAGACAATTGGTGCCGACCAGGGGGTTACAGCCACCACATCGCAGCGCCTAGAAAACAGAAGGTGTGTGGAAAGTCAACATGCTCCTCTTGTCAACTGGAAACACAAAGAACAGGGTATATTCAAGTGGTTCTGCTACTGACTTCTTCCACAATTCAACTGTTTTATAATCTAATAATCTATTAATTTGGTTTGTGTCAACTCTGACAGTCATAAAAGCACAAAATGAGTTTCCCTTCTCCAAATGAAACATAAGGGCTAAAAAGATATTACTGTAGGtattaactgcagcatttggtGTGCATCTTATTCAAGCTCCGATTAAGAAAAACTATAAAACTATGTTTAAAAAGCAGTTTTGTTTTAATACACTGACCTTTGTTCAATTTTGTCTTTCCATTGACCTTTACTTGAGTGAATCAGACTTTCAAACCTGGAATTtcctaattattatttttattttactgtgcAATAATTTGGCAGCTTGGCACTGTAATGCAGACATTCACCAAATGTCTTTTAATATGGAAAGAAAGACTCTTCCTTGTAAGTCAGGATTTCACATTTTTTCTGATCCACGGTTTTTCTTACCCCAATGTTATACCTGGTTGTTTGTAAAGTAACCTGAAAATACAGAATGATGTAATtacttttttaaatttcatatatgtttgttttagtgcttgttaattttgtttttaaatattggTTAACAACTCATCTGTCACGTACGGCGTGCATGCAAatggggaagcaggcaagcgCAGTCGTGAAGTCCAATAAATGGGGATTTAATAGTCACAGACGGGCAGAACAGGACAGGATCAGGCACTACGCAAAACAACATCAATGCTAGAACTCGGGGAAACTAAccaagacgtggactaaatacacaagacaagctaagggtaacgagcaacaggtgagaacaatcaggcagaaacaggaggtaacgaggtgggcatggcacacaccAGGATTGGACGGAGCTGGACGTGACATCATCAGTGTTAGACTGAAAAGCAATCACATTTCAATGCTAAATAATACACTGAATAACACTCAAGTAAAAATGAACACTAAGCAAAAATTAATGGAAACATTTGTCCGATCTGCTATCTACTGTATAAGGAATAGAAGAGGTTTTTACATTTCCAGCAATTCCAGGGTATCACTAGATTATGTAGAGAATGCATTTTGGAAGTAGTTTTTCCGCATTAGCCATGAAAAAAGGTATAAATAATTGCTGCATGGTGTAAAGCGGTAATCTCACCCCTTTGGAGAGTCAAGGTCACAGTTCCTATCCCTGAAGAGGACCTTCCTCTGCCTGAAAGACAGAGGTGTATACTGTAtgatcatgatgatgatgataacgAGGACAGAAACACAAACCTTTTATAACGGACAAAAATCTATTTCTGTGCCTTTGTGTTTATATTCGGAGGATTTCTGAGCGGTGTGTTTAGTGACAGTGTTAATGCATGATTAACTCAATGTGCAATggaattaaatgtttaaacacTTACACTGGACAGAGCGGTATGTTTCCATCAGAATTGACATGGGACAGGGAAATGGACCAGCTgaggaataaaataaattaatcttAACTAAGAGGGTtgtattgtttaaaaaaagacaatttaagACTTTCATGGATCTGCATTAAGGAAAACATCTTGCTATATAGCAGAGCTTTTGTTCTTACCTCTTATCGTTAAATAAGAAAACAAGGAGGGCAACCCTTTAGGGTATGAAATAAGCATTATTACATGaagttaacaacaacaacaaaatatatatatatatatatatatatatatatatatatatatatatataagtgcTGTCAAACAATTagaatttttaatcagattaatcacagggttgctgtggattaatttcgattaatcacgattaaatatcattcatattTAATCtacattaatcacatttcattttgcatgagcaaacagactcaagtaaaaaggaaatatatatgcacttaacgagtttattgaacatcttgaacatgagtcggatgcattccatctgccacagaagtgcaataccatggacccatatcaaaaagcaagattttctggtcagccagatttaaggtacctcagtttaaatggtctttatcttcgttcacttacaattagcccaaactaccgGAAATCCGACAAATAGTCCGACTAAttatgaaatccaattctagcctggttaattgccattgttagcaatatcagttgataacacattacgcgcagTGCTTTACgtcgtataaaactccgtagcaacacgtccacagatacagtaagttggacggtatagtgtgtgcgaccgatttaatgagccacaaatgagaagtagtgcttctGTTGCAACTTATCACCATCATTCGAAATATTGTTAAAGTTGAACCATCATAAAGTGAGgagcatctgtgtgtgtgtgtgtgtgtatatatatatatatatatatatgtgtgtgtgtgtgtgtgtgcgtgccaaATAGAAAAtacttcatcatcatcatacgTTGTGAGTGAGAGGCAGGCGGCACTAAAATGTCTTCTTGTGTTTAACTGTCAATATTACCTGCATTATTATTGGTGATGCAATATATCAGGCATCTGCACAATATATCGGGCATTTGCATtgcaaatatatacatatgtgtgcatgtgtgtatacacacacacatacacacatttatggCAGGTTTCATTTGAAATATATCCGCTGCCATTATATAGGGCTTCTACGCTTCCTATTCATTTCTGAAAGTTGCATCCATCACAAAATGTTTACAGAATTCATTTTGCAGGCTTCTTCTacaaattttttttaacttctcTATTTTTGATCACATTCCTTCTTCAAATTTCTCATTTAAACaatttattttgtgatgtggCATAGCTTTACCTGaagaaatacaaaatacatCTCTTTTATTCGTTAGAATAACTGAATTCGGATAAGCTGTGactgtatatgacaaaaacgtGTTTTATTCTCTAATTTTGATTAccactgatatatatatatatatatatatatatatatatatatatatatatatataaaggaaATAAAGTTTCTAATACATTCATCGCATTTTATGCAGGTGTATATATGCATTATataataaaagcatctgtttaTTGACTGTTGCATGGGTTATATTAAATAAGTAATTTTCACAACCATCTAAACTCAACATGACattaaaatgtagtttactCACCCAAGTATAGTTATTCCTACAAAAATCAATAGACTCTGTCGTCGAATAAAGGAACAAAACCACATGATTGTTCAAAATATTGAAGTTTATAAAAATGCATCTAAATGAATGTTACTCTAAAAGGGTGTCGTAGAAATTCATGACACTTTAGTCGGTGCTTTGAAATATGACGTCATTTATTACTGAGCTCAAGGGAACAACCACTTTGATGGTTGTTCTCTGTGGTAAAGTTCCAAAGACTTCCTGGTCAACATACACGTAACTTTATAAGGGTACATTCACAGTTTGCACCGCCTTCTCTGAACCAGAACAAACTACGGTGTGATCTCTGTAGGAAAAGGTGGCCTTTgttttcaggggggggggggggggttgtgcctGTGTTGTGGTTAAGTTAGGGAGGTAGTAGTAGGTTTGTGCTCTTTTCTTTCTCTGTTGTTTTGGCCACATCCTTTTTCTGATGTCTATGGGTCAAATAAATAATGAGACACTTTAAGCTGTGTGTTGAGGTCATCTTTTGGGTCTGGATGTCATGTTTCCAGGTTTATGTGTGGCCCTTTTGAGCCAAGGTCGTAACACACATATGCCTTATGCAGTTTGCATCTTGCAAGCATGTAAACGTCACGTGATCAGCATGCTGCAGGCATGGGGCACATGAGGAGGCGTCTAGGCTTTTGCATGGCCTCTGTCTGTGTGGTGTTCCTGCCATGTCTGCTACATGCGCTCGATGCTCACGCCTTTGTCCCCCAGTCTGCATTTCTTGTCAATTCTAACAAGTGCTATGTTCCAAAACCCGAGTGTAACACTTAGCTCAAGCCTCACTTCTCTTTTAGCCTCTTTATCTCgtgtctgctgtctgtcacccagGCGTTTTTgcaacaatataaaaatacattcaaaAGCAGTTTATCTAAAAGCTAGTTAAGAAAAATATACCCTCTTCAATTTTCTCTCACAAGGGtaactttttaaatgaaatagatTCACAGCCTTGCCCACACAGCTTCATTAGCCTGGATGCAAATTCTGACGTTTAGAGTACTTGTGCAAAGCTACATCAAACATCCTGACCACACCTAAAAAATATGAATGATGAAACAGGCAATGGGTGGTACAGCACTGGTTCTA
The Paramormyrops kingsleyae isolate MSU_618 chromosome 13, PKINGS_0.4, whole genome shotgun sequence DNA segment above includes these coding regions:
- the LOC111846766 gene encoding globoside alpha-1,3-N-acetylgalactosaminyltransferase 1-like, with the translated sequence MCDCSPKLLFPIPCWSISLSHVNSDGNIPLCPVQRKVLFRDRNCDLDSPKGLLYKQPGITLGRCDVVAVTPWSAPIVWEETFDPVLVDAIYKPKNLTIATTVFAIGKYIRFLRDFLETAEKHFMVDFKVHYHIFTDQPQEVPSVNLAAGRKIFVHQVPKLNRWQDISASRMQMIQTIIEEQLHREADYIYCQDVDAKFHFRWGAETLDRLVGQIHPWFYDLSRDQFTYERRPESTAYIPPGEGDFYYIGAMFGGRVEEVYKLVKRCHENLEADKANGIEAAWQEESHLNWYLLYNKPSKILSPEYLWDDKRDKTNVMKVVRLSHILKNYAEVRENA